The window ATCTCGCCGCGCGCTTGGGCGATCGGCTTGCCGGATTCCAGCGCGTCGAGCCGGGCGATTTCTTCCAGCCGGGTTTCGATCAGGTCGGCCGCCTTGAGTAGCACCGCAGCGCGCTCCGAGGCCTTCATGCGCGGCCACGGGCCGGTCTCGAAGGCCTTGTGCGCGGCCTGCACCGCAGCCTCGACTTCCGCTGCGCCGGCTTGGGCATAGCGTGAAACGGCAAAACCATGACCGGGGCTGCTACGCTCGATCGTGCGGCCGTCACGAGCGTCGACATGCTTGCCGTCGATCAGAAGCTGGTAGGTCTTCGGTGCCTTGGACGCCTCGGCCGGCATGGAAATCTTGAGGGGTGCGTTCATCGTATCTTCTCTAGGATCTCGAAAAGGCCGGCTTCTGCTTGGCCTTGAAGGCGCCGACGCCGGCCTTGAGGTCGGCTGTCAGCGCGATGAAGCCGCTGGCCAGCGCTTCCGTGGCGGCAGCGCTTTCCTCACCTTCAGCGACCGCGATCATCAACTTTGCGGCCTCGGTCGCCAGCGGCCCACGCTCGGCGATCTTTTCCCCCCAGGCTTTCGCCTCATCGAAGGCCTTGCCAGTCTCGACGACACGATCGACGACGCCGTGCGTCAGCGCGTCGGCTGCCAGGAAAATCTCGCCACCAACTGCCACACGGCGCACGATTTGCGCGCCGAAGCGGCGTACGGCGCGCTGCGTGCCGGACCAGCCGGGCACCACACCGATCGAAGTTTCGGGGAAGCCGAGCTTGATCTGGGTCTCAGCGACACGGAAGTCACAGGCCGCCGCCAGTTCCAGTCCGCCGCCCAGCGCGTGGCCCGACAGCACCGCAATGGTCGGCTGTCTGAGCCGCGCCAAGCGGTCGAAAACGCGGTGACCGTAGCGGACCCATTGCACCTGGAAATCGGCGGCGCTCATGGCGCCCCAGGCCTCTACGTCGCCGCCGGCGCAAAAGCCCTTGCCTTCGCCGCGGATGAGCACGACGTGCACGCCCTCGGCCAGTTCCGCCTCGTCAAGGGATGCTTCGAGCGCACGCAGCATCGGAATGTCGAGCGCGTTGAACTTTTCCGGGCGCCGCAGCGTGAGGATGCCGATCGCGCCATCCTGCTCGAAGGTAACGAGGCGCTCAGCCATGCGGGCCTCCAAGCGAGGCGCCGCCATTGAGCGACAGGCCGATCGGCCTGTCCTGATAGAGCGCCGCAGGCGTGACCTTGAGGTCGTTCGCCACAGCGAGCGGAATCTCGGCCTGCGCCAGTACATCGCGTTCGAGGTCGATGCCGGGCGCGAGCTCGGTCACCATCAGCCCGTCCGGCGTCAGCTTCATCACGCAGCGTTCGGTGACATAGGTGATGTCCTGGCCTTGCGCGACGGCGCGTTTTCCCGAGAATGAGATGTGCTCCACCTCTTCGACCACCTTCTTGACCTTGCCTTCGTGGTCGATGCGGATGGCGCCGTCGGCCAGCGAGAGTTTTGCGCCGGCATTGAAGAAGCCGGAGAATACGATCTTCTTCGCCCGCGCCGTGATGTCGACGAAGCCGCCGGCGCCGGCCGTCACATGCGGCCGCGCCGAAAGCTTGGAGACATTGACCGAGCCGTGACGGTCGATCTGCAGGAAGGACAGCAGCGAAGCGTCGAAGCCGCCGGCCTGGAAATAGATGAACTGGTGCGGCGAAGGCATGATCGCTTCGGCGTTCGAGGCGCAGCCGAACTTGAAGTCGAGCAGCGGCACGCCGCCGACCGCGCCCTGCTCGATCACCCAGGTGACCTTGCCGTGCTGGCCTTCCTCAAGAAGGATGCGCGGCACATTGGCCGAGATGCCGAAGCCGATGTTGACGGCCATGCCGTCGCGCAATTCCATGGCGACACGGCGCGCAATCACTTTCTGGATGTTCATCTCCGGCGTGCGGAAGGTCGACAGTGGACGGAAGATCTCGCCGGAAATCGCCGGATCGTAGGGCGTCTGCGTCGTCTGCAACTGGTCGGGCGCGACCACGATATGGTCGACCAGCACACCGGGCACGCGCACGTCATGCGGCTTCAGCGTGTCGTTCTCGACGACGCGCTTCACCTGCGCAATGACGACGCCGCCATTGTTGCGGGCTGCGAGCGCCTGTTCGAGGCCGCCAAGGTAGGCGCCCTCATGCTCATAGGTGAGGTTGCCGCGCTCGTCTGCCGTGGTGGCGCGGATGATCGAGATGTTGGGCACGATCGAACGGAAATAGAGCCATTCCTCGCCGTCGAACTGCTGCACCGAGACGATCGGCTCGCTAGCGGCGGCATTCATGGCGCAGCCCTGGTGGCGCGGATCAGCGAAGGTGTCGAGACCGACCTTGGTCAGCACGCCCGGGCGCTTGGCGGCGGCCTCGCGATGCATGTCGAACAGGATGCCGGACGGCACGTTATACGCGGCGACCGAATTGTCGCCGATCATCTTCCAGATCTGCGGCGGCTCGGCGGAGGACGGGCCGGACGGATAGGAGCCGCAGAGCGTGCGCTTCAGCAAGCCGGGCTTGGCGAGATGGTCGATGCCCTTGATGCCGTACATATCGCCGGCGGCGATCGGATGCAGCGTGGTGATATTCTTCGGATGGCCTTCGGCGTCGAAGCGTTCGCCGATCGCGGCAAGCACGGCGTCGGGGCAGCCAAGCCCGCTCGACGACGACACCGAGACGACCATGCCGTCCTTGATCAGGCTGGCGGCATCAGCCGCCGAGACCAGCTTGCTCACGTAGGGCTCCCGAGTTGTGGATCAATCACGACCGCCTGGCCCGTCTTCGATGATTGTAGTGCTGCTTCGGCCGATGCCAGCGACCAGACACCGTCCTCGCCGGTGGCCGACGGCTGGCCTTCGCCTCGGATCGCGGCATGCAACTGGCGCAGCGAGCGGGTGTAGAGGTCCTCGCGGTCGAAGCTCAGTTCTTCCTCGCCGGCAGCAGTCCGCAGCAGCACCGAGCCGACCGGCTTCTGCGTCATCACATTGGTGGCGATCAGCGAGCCTTCCGATCCGTGCACCTCGAAGCCGGTGCCGGCGAATTTGGTGGTGAACCCCTCATGCGACTGGGCGATGGCGCCGGACTTGAAGCGCCAGATGCACATGGCGCCGTCCTCCAACCCGCCGCTGGCCATGCCGGCGGCTTGCGTGAAGGCCGAAATCTCGACGGGGTCGTCGCCGAGCACGAAGCGCAGCGTGTCGGCATCGTGAACGGTGATGTCGAGCACCACGCCGCCGCCGGCCTCCGGCTTCGTGATACGCCAGCCCTGAAGATTCTCCGGCAAATAGACGGAATGGAAGACGCGCGCCGCGATCGGCCTGCCGATGCGGCCGGCGGCGATCGCGTCGCGCATCGCCCGATGCGCGCCGGCATTTCGCAAATGATGATTGGTGCCGAGCACGACGCCTGCCGCGCTAGCGGCGGCGACCATCTTGCGGGCATCGGCGCTGGTCAGCGCCAACGGCTTCTCGCACAGCACATGCCTGCCGGCCTTGATGGCGGCTAGGCCCTGCTCGAGGTGCAATTCGTTGGTGGTAGAGATGTAGACGGCGTCGATGTTCGAGTTGAGCAGCGTGTCGAGAGACGAGACGGCGCGTGCGATGCCGTTTTCCCTCGCATAGGCCTCGGCCCGTTCCGGGCTGGAGCTCATCACGGCGGCGATCTCGCCATCGGCCTGCGCGCGGATGGCATCAATCATGAACTGTCTGGCGATCGTGCTGGCGCCGATCAATCCCCATCGCACGCTCATGCCGCGTCTCCCACTTGGCTATTGCGGTCCGGACCGCTGCTTTCGCGAACGACGAGGCTGACGGCGCCGATATGGTCCTCGGCGCGCGTGGTGCGCGACTGGATCATCTTCAGCATGACGTGGGCGGCACGCTCGCCGAGGCCCGCGGTATTGACGGCAACGCTGGTCAGCGCCGGGCTGTAGTGCTCGGCCTCGGCGACATCGTCGAAGCCGACGACGGCAAAGTCCGTTCCTGCTTCCAGATTGCGGCGGCGCAGTGCCAGCATGACGCCGAAGGCGACCGCGTCGTTGAAGCACAGCGCCGCCGTCGGCGGCTGTGTCGTGGCAAGCGCCGTCTCCAGGCAGGCCATGCCGCCCTTGCGGCTGGTCTCGCCCTCGACGATCAGCCGGTCAGCGGTCGGAATGCCGAGCGTTTCGCAGGCTTCGAGGAACCCGCCCAGTCGCTGGTGATAGACAACAAGGTCGGACGAGCCGCCAAAGAACGCAAGGCGGCGATGGCCCCTGCGGATCAGATGCTCGGTGGCAAGCACAGCGCCGCGATGATTGTCCGGCGCGATCACCGGGATGCGGCTTTCAGGCAGCCGGCGCATGGTGAAGACGATCGGCACCCCGGCCGCCTCGATGCGGCGGAAGGCGCCCGACGTGGTGCCGCGCGCCGGAGAGACGATGAGCCCAGCTACGCCTTGCTCCATCAGCGACTTCAGCACCTCTTCCTGTCGCACCGGGTTTTCGGCCGTGTTGGCGATGAAGGGCACGACGCCTGCCGCCTGGAAGACGCGCTCCATGCCGACGGCAAGCTCGGCGAAGAACGGGTTGGTGAGATCGTTGATCACCATGCCGATGACATTGGAATGGGCCTTGCGCAGATTGGCGGCGCCGCGGTTGTAGACATAGCCGACATCCTCGATCGCCTTGCGCACCCTGACCGCGGTTTCCGGCCGGATCAGCCCGCTGCCCTGCAGCACGAGCGACACCGT is drawn from Mesorhizobium sp. B1-1-8 and contains these coding sequences:
- a CDS encoding LacI family DNA-binding transcriptional regulator, with the translated sequence MASRAKATILDIAREAGVSKSTVSLVLQGSGLIRPETAVRVRKAIEDVGYVYNRGAANLRKAHSNVIGMVINDLTNPFFAELAVGMERVFQAAGVVPFIANTAENPVRQEEVLKSLMEQGVAGLIVSPARGTTSGAFRRIEAAGVPIVFTMRRLPESRIPVIAPDNHRGAVLATEHLIRRGHRRLAFFGGSSDLVVYHQRLGGFLEACETLGIPTADRLIVEGETSRKGGMACLETALATTQPPTAALCFNDAVAFGVMLALRRRNLEAGTDFAVVGFDDVAEAEHYSPALTSVAVNTAGLGERAAHVMLKMIQSRTTRAEDHIGAVSLVVRESSGPDRNSQVGDAA
- a CDS encoding acyl CoA:acetate/3-ketoacid CoA transferase, which encodes MVVSVSSSSGLGCPDAVLAAIGERFDAEGHPKNITTLHPIAAGDMYGIKGIDHLAKPGLLKRTLCGSYPSGPSSAEPPQIWKMIGDNSVAAYNVPSGILFDMHREAAAKRPGVLTKVGLDTFADPRHQGCAMNAAASEPIVSVQQFDGEEWLYFRSIVPNISIIRATTADERGNLTYEHEGAYLGGLEQALAARNNGGVVIAQVKRVVENDTLKPHDVRVPGVLVDHIVVAPDQLQTTQTPYDPAISGEIFRPLSTFRTPEMNIQKVIARRVAMELRDGMAVNIGFGISANVPRILLEEGQHGKVTWVIEQGAVGGVPLLDFKFGCASNAEAIMPSPHQFIYFQAGGFDASLLSFLQIDRHGSVNVSKLSARPHVTAGAGGFVDITARAKKIVFSGFFNAGAKLSLADGAIRIDHEGKVKKVVEEVEHISFSGKRAVAQGQDITYVTERCVMKLTPDGLMVTELAPGIDLERDVLAQAEIPLAVANDLKVTPAALYQDRPIGLSLNGGASLGGPHG
- a CDS encoding Gfo/Idh/MocA family protein — protein: MSVRWGLIGASTIARQFMIDAIRAQADGEIAAVMSSSPERAEAYARENGIARAVSSLDTLLNSNIDAVYISTTNELHLEQGLAAIKAGRHVLCEKPLALTSADARKMVAAASAAGVVLGTNHHLRNAGAHRAMRDAIAAGRIGRPIAARVFHSVYLPENLQGWRITKPEAGGGVVLDITVHDADTLRFVLGDDPVEISAFTQAAGMASGGLEDGAMCIWRFKSGAIAQSHEGFTTKFAGTGFEVHGSEGSLIATNVMTQKPVGSVLLRTAAGEEELSFDREDLYTRSLRQLHAAIRGEGQPSATGEDGVWSLASAEAALQSSKTGQAVVIDPQLGSPT
- a CDS encoding enoyl-CoA hydratase/isomerase family protein yields the protein MAERLVTFEQDGAIGILTLRRPEKFNALDIPMLRALEASLDEAELAEGVHVVLIRGEGKGFCAGGDVEAWGAMSAADFQVQWVRYGHRVFDRLARLRQPTIAVLSGHALGGGLELAAACDFRVAETQIKLGFPETSIGVVPGWSGTQRAVRRFGAQIVRRVAVGGEIFLAADALTHGVVDRVVETGKAFDEAKAWGEKIAERGPLATEAAKLMIAVAEGEESAAATEALASGFIALTADLKAGVGAFKAKQKPAFSRS